A genomic stretch from candidate division WOR-3 bacterium includes:
- a CDS encoding DedA family protein, with protein MFEWLAARSPLLVYSFLIFNSLFESLFPPYPSDAFVLVFAFLAGRGGFNPYIIYLCTVIGSIAGIMILYYIGKEKGDELLHYLSNSFLRRVFPVSLINKAKLKLAKRGNLIGFLNRFLPGMRAPLCFAAGIVKLDSRRFFFQSLVSVLLWNLFLVTAGFYVGSTWDEASRFLRNYNITVTLVLLAVLLVLTVVYFRRKRRLRG; from the coding sequence ATGTTTGAATGGCTTGCAGCCCGCTCTCCTTTACTTGTTTACTCCTTTCTGATCTTTAACTCACTGTTTGAAAGTCTCTTTCCGCCGTATCCTTCTGATGCCTTTGTTCTGGTCTTTGCTTTTCTTGCCGGACGCGGCGGATTCAATCCTTACATTATCTATCTCTGTACCGTCATCGGCAGCATTGCCGGCATTATGATACTTTATTACATCGGAAAGGAGAAAGGGGATGAACTGCTCCATTATCTGTCGAATTCCTTTTTGCGAAGAGTCTTTCCCGTGTCGTTGATCAATAAAGCGAAATTGAAACTCGCGAAGCGGGGAAATCTTATAGGTTTTCTGAATCGTTTCCTGCCGGGGATGAGGGCGCCGCTCTGTTTCGCCGCGGGTATCGTGAAGCTCGACAGCAGAAGATTTTTTTTCCAGAGTCTGGTGAGCGTCCTCTTGTGGAATCTTTTTCTGGTGACGGCGGGATTCTATGTCGGTTCCACCTGGGATGAGGCGTCCAGGTTTTTAAGAAATTATAATATCACCGTCACGCTGGTGCTTCTTGCCGTTCTGCTCGTTTTGACCGTTGTATATTTCCGACGCAAGAGGCGACTCCGCGGATGA
- the lysA gene encoding diaminopimelate decarboxylase codes for MRREILVKSREIATPFYLYDRDRIIKNIAKLTKYFSRCNARIFFAVKANTSLSVLEIIRKAGVGAEVVSPGEVFICLKAGFAPKDILYNNIARKEEEVLYAVKKGVVYYNFEAIDQALLLEKCARRLKREIKLFARINPGIFPETHPHLSTGARSSKFGIECERLEDVAVVARRLCWARFVGIHSHIGSQILSPTPFIKGVKKVMELIEFFRSKDIAVEYINLGGGFGIPYHPKETELDFKPIVRAYKRLGEQYRVKIFLEPGRFLVGNAGYIIATVISVKQRQRRPLYIIDAGMTENPRPALYNAYHHIEAFFSKKKKEKKVRVAGPLCENSDEFGLFSLPPLKPGDRVIIHNCGAYTRTMASNYNGRLLPAEYLYDRKNFVLIRKREQFRTLINNELY; via the coding sequence ATGCGAAGGGAGATCTTGGTTAAAAGCAGAGAGATTGCTACACCTTTTTATCTTTATGACCGGGATAGAATAATAAAAAATATAGCGAAGTTAACAAAATACTTTTCGCGATGTAATGCCCGGATTTTTTTTGCAGTGAAGGCGAATACTTCACTTTCGGTTCTGGAGATAATAAGAAAAGCGGGTGTCGGCGCGGAAGTTGTGTCGCCGGGCGAAGTTTTCATCTGCCTTAAAGCCGGTTTTGCTCCGAAAGACATTCTTTATAACAACATCGCCCGAAAAGAAGAAGAGGTCCTCTATGCAGTAAAGAAGGGAGTGGTCTACTACAATTTTGAAGCGATAGACCAGGCTCTTCTGCTTGAAAAGTGCGCCCGCAGGTTGAAACGGGAGATTAAACTGTTCGCCAGGATAAATCCGGGGATCTTTCCTGAAACACATCCCCATCTTTCAACCGGTGCCCGGTCGAGTAAATTCGGCATTGAGTGCGAGCGATTGGAAGATGTCGCCGTCGTTGCAAGACGGCTGTGCTGGGCACGGTTTGTCGGAATTCATTCACATATCGGCTCCCAGATTCTTTCACCCACGCCGTTTATTAAAGGTGTAAAAAAAGTCATGGAACTGATTGAATTTTTCCGAAGTAAAGATATCGCGGTTGAATATATCAATCTCGGAGGAGGATTCGGCATTCCTTACCACCCCAAGGAAACAGAACTCGATTTTAAGCCGATAGTCAGGGCGTACAAACGACTTGGCGAACAATACCGGGTGAAGATATTTCTTGAACCGGGACGATTTCTGGTCGGCAATGCCGGTTATATTATTGCGACAGTGATATCAGTGAAGCAGCGGCAGAGGCGTCCTCTTTATATAATCGACGCCGGGATGACGGAAAACCCCAGACCCGCTTTGTATAATGCGTATCATCATATTGAGGCGTTCTTTTCAAAAAAGAAAAAGGAAAAAAAGGTGCGGGTCGCCGGACCACTTTGCGAGAATTCGGATGAATTCGGTCTCTTTTCCCTGCCTCCGCTTAAACCGGGTGATCGGGTTATTATTCACAACTGCGGTGCTTACACCCGGACCATGGCTTCAAATTACAACGGCAGATTGCTTCCCGCCGAGTATCTTTATGATCGAAAGAATTTCGTTTTAATAAGGAAGAGGGAACAGTTCAGAACATTGATAAATAATGAATTGTATTAA